A window from Hymenobacter volaticus encodes these proteins:
- a CDS encoding APC family permease, producing the protein MSHEKKLNELEATAICGNDISSSCLYVSALSIAYAGQYAWAALLVVGAVLFLFRRIYGEVVGALPLNGGAYNVLLNTTSKRNAAVAACLTILSYMATAVISASEAMHYLHTLWHGLPIILATILLLGLFLLLTILGISESAVVAVGIFLLHLFSLTLLVGVTAWYLFTHGIDTLITNWHMPLKTSLVSALFLGFSAAMLGISGFESSANFVEEQAQGVFQKTLRNMWVVVTVFNPLLAFLAVAALPLVEVGQHTETLLSHLGNKTGGPWLSTLISVDAVAVLSGAVLTSFVGVSGLMKRMALDRILPQFFLKENGRKSNYIILITFFLLCLSVLLITNGELGPLAGVYTISFLSVMAFFALGNFLLKSKRPKLPRPVYASIVTVSLALLGVLAALYGNIRIRPDYLIVFLQYFLPSMLVVSAMLNRTAILNLVLAAAESLAKHSPRISSLTQANIRRQLDELHKQEFVFFTKGDNVSNLNKVMAYVVENEFTNRLKIVTLLKEGETYPQDLLKDINVLDRAYEQIEVDFVTINGTFGPELIDRLSNEWQIPKNFMFIGSPGNAFPYQISELGGVRLII; encoded by the coding sequence ATGAGCCACGAAAAAAAACTCAACGAATTAGAAGCCACCGCTATCTGCGGTAACGATATTTCGTCGTCGTGTCTGTACGTGTCGGCACTTTCTATTGCGTATGCCGGGCAGTATGCTTGGGCAGCACTGCTAGTAGTCGGGGCAGTGCTGTTTCTGTTTCGCCGCATCTATGGAGAAGTGGTGGGCGCACTGCCACTCAACGGCGGCGCTTACAACGTGTTGCTCAACACCACTAGCAAGCGCAACGCCGCCGTAGCCGCCTGCCTAACCATCTTGTCGTACATGGCTACGGCCGTTATTTCGGCTTCCGAGGCTATGCACTACCTGCATACGCTCTGGCACGGGTTGCCCATTATTCTGGCGACGATCCTGCTGCTTGGGCTTTTCTTGCTACTCACCATCCTCGGCATTTCCGAGTCGGCGGTGGTGGCAGTGGGCATCTTTTTGCTGCACTTGTTTTCGCTTACGCTGCTGGTTGGCGTCACGGCGTGGTATCTGTTTACGCACGGCATCGATACGCTGATAACCAATTGGCACATGCCGCTGAAAACCAGTTTAGTTTCAGCGTTATTTCTTGGGTTCAGTGCCGCCATGCTCGGGATTTCGGGATTCGAGAGTTCTGCCAACTTTGTGGAAGAGCAGGCCCAGGGCGTGTTTCAGAAAACGTTGCGCAACATGTGGGTGGTCGTGACGGTGTTTAACCCGCTGCTGGCGTTTCTGGCCGTGGCAGCGCTGCCTCTGGTAGAAGTTGGCCAACATACCGAGACCTTGCTTTCGCACTTAGGCAATAAAACAGGTGGCCCCTGGCTCTCGACGCTGATTTCAGTTGATGCTGTAGCTGTGCTAAGCGGCGCGGTACTCACCTCGTTTGTTGGTGTGAGTGGCTTGATGAAACGCATGGCCCTGGACCGCATCCTTCCGCAGTTCTTTTTGAAGGAGAATGGCCGCAAAAGCAACTACATCATCCTCATCACCTTCTTCCTGCTTTGCTTGTCGGTGTTGCTGATTACCAATGGCGAGCTAGGCCCGCTGGCCGGAGTATACACCATCTCGTTTTTGTCGGTAATGGCCTTTTTTGCGCTCGGCAACTTCCTGCTTAAGAGCAAGCGCCCCAAGTTGCCTCGGCCCGTATATGCCAGCATAGTCACGGTTTCACTGGCTCTGCTAGGCGTGTTGGCGGCGCTTTACGGCAACATCCGCATTCGGCCCGATTACCTCATTGTATTCCTGCAATACTTCCTTCCCTCCATGCTGGTAGTGTCGGCTATGCTCAACCGGACGGCTATTCTGAACTTGGTGCTAGCAGCCGCCGAGTCGCTGGCCAAGCATTCGCCTCGGATTTCAAGCCTTACGCAAGCCAACATTCGGCGGCAACTAGATGAATTGCACAAGCAGGAATTCGTCTTCTTCACCAAAGGCGACAACGTTTCCAACCTCAACAAAGTGATGGCCTACGTGGTGGAAAACGAGTTTACCAACCGCTTGAAAATCGTAACGCTGCTTAAAGAAGGCGAAACCTACCCCCAGGATTTGCTTAAGGACATTAATGTGCTAGACCGCGCCTACGAGCAAATTGAAGTGGATTTCGTCACGATCAATGGCACGTTTGGACCCGAGCTCATTGACCGGCTATCCAACGAGTGGCAGATACCGAAGAACTTCATGTTCATTGGCTCCCCCGGCAATGCCTTTCCTTACCAAATTTCCGAGCTAGGCGGCGTCCGACTCATTATTTGA
- a CDS encoding TonB-dependent receptor, whose translation MSREELNKRNFGQDLPYLLDQTPSVVVNSDAGAGVGYTDIRIRGTSNTGINMTINGVPLNDAESHGSFLVNLPDLASSISSLQVQRGVGTSQNGGAAFGASINISTLDNRREAYGESQNTYGSFNTWKNNVQFGTGLLGGHFMVDGRLSRIATDGYMNRASSDLKSYYFAAGYQAKNTLLKFIAFSGREKTYQAWNGVPEPAITGNRALLQQYIDNGELSEADAARVQQEGRRYSYYTYDNQTDNYQQNHYQLHLTQGLGQDWNIGAALHLTRGFGYYENYRANRRFSDYNLANVVIGGDTITRTNLVDRKWLDNYFYGGTFALNYQPHDNDRFQATVGGAWNRFTNDHYGEIIWAQYASNSTIGQRYYFNDATKTDYNAYARATWQVLPKLGVYGDLQVRHIEYDIDGVEDDQNDVTTRARYTFFNPKAGATYALAEGQQLYASFAIGQREPVRSDFTDRPAGDQSAKAERLEDFEGGYRFTRSDASLLGPKTSLRFEANYFYMNYRDQLVATGQLNDVGTALRTNVARSYRTGVELTGFASADDKISLSSTLTLSRNRILDYRNVIYDENYTPIVDAQPRTTTISYSPAAVSAHTLEGQPVKNLRLALLYKTVSRQYLDNSASLERSIKPYQVLDFRVRYAIRPTFVKEIELGLLVNNVLNREYVANGYTYGYPDATGRQQTFNWYFPQATRNFLASVGVKF comes from the coding sequence GTGAGCCGGGAAGAGCTGAATAAGCGCAACTTCGGCCAAGACCTGCCTTATTTGCTCGACCAGACTCCTTCGGTAGTTGTAAACTCTGATGCCGGCGCCGGTGTAGGCTACACCGATATTCGTATCAGGGGCACGAGCAACACAGGTATCAACATGACCATCAACGGGGTGCCGCTCAACGATGCCGAGTCGCACGGGTCGTTTCTGGTGAATTTGCCCGATCTGGCTTCGTCGATTAGCAGCCTGCAAGTGCAGCGTGGCGTGGGCACCAGTCAAAACGGCGGGGCTGCCTTCGGGGCCAGCATCAACATCTCGACGCTGGACAACCGCCGCGAAGCCTACGGGGAGTCGCAGAACACCTACGGCTCTTTCAACACCTGGAAAAACAACGTGCAGTTCGGAACCGGGCTGCTCGGCGGCCACTTCATGGTGGATGGCCGTTTATCGCGCATTGCCACCGACGGCTACATGAACCGGGCTTCCTCGGATTTGAAGTCGTACTACTTTGCGGCGGGCTACCAGGCCAAGAACACGTTGCTGAAGTTTATTGCGTTTTCGGGGCGCGAGAAAACTTATCAGGCGTGGAACGGGGTACCCGAACCGGCCATTACCGGCAACCGGGCGCTCTTGCAACAGTACATCGACAACGGCGAACTATCGGAAGCGGATGCAGCGCGAGTACAGCAGGAAGGCCGCCGCTACAGCTACTACACCTACGACAACCAAACCGACAACTACCAGCAAAACCATTACCAACTGCACCTCACGCAGGGGTTAGGTCAGGATTGGAACATTGGGGCCGCATTGCACCTCACCCGCGGCTTCGGCTACTATGAAAACTACCGCGCCAACCGGCGCTTTTCAGACTACAACCTAGCCAATGTTGTTATCGGTGGCGACACCATCACGCGCACGAACCTGGTAGACCGCAAGTGGCTCGATAACTATTTCTATGGCGGCACCTTCGCCCTCAACTATCAGCCCCACGACAACGACCGTTTTCAGGCCACAGTAGGCGGCGCCTGGAACCGCTTCACCAACGACCACTACGGCGAAATAATCTGGGCGCAATACGCTTCTAATAGCACCATCGGCCAGCGCTACTACTTCAACGACGCCACCAAAACCGACTACAACGCCTACGCCCGCGCCACCTGGCAGGTATTGCCCAAGCTCGGTGTGTACGGCGACCTGCAAGTGCGGCACATCGAGTACGACATTGATGGCGTAGAAGACGACCAGAACGACGTAACGACCCGCGCCCGCTACACCTTTTTCAACCCCAAAGCCGGTGCCACCTACGCACTAGCCGAAGGGCAGCAACTCTACGCCAGCTTTGCGATAGGCCAGCGGGAGCCCGTCCGCTCCGACTTTACCGACCGCCCCGCCGGCGACCAAAGCGCCAAGGCCGAGCGTCTCGAAGACTTTGAAGGAGGCTACCGCTTCACTCGTTCTGATGCTAGCTTGCTTGGACCCAAAACCTCGTTGCGGTTCGAAGCCAACTACTTCTACATGAACTACCGCGACCAACTGGTAGCTACCGGCCAGCTGAACGACGTGGGTACGGCCCTGCGCACCAACGTAGCCCGCAGCTACCGAACGGGCGTGGAGCTGACCGGCTTTGCCTCCGCCGACGACAAGATTAGCTTGAGCAGCACCCTGACGCTGAGCCGCAACCGTATCCTAGACTACCGCAACGTCATCTACGACGAGAACTACACCCCCATTGTGGATGCGCAGCCTCGCACCACGACCATTTCCTACTCGCCCGCTGCCGTGTCGGCGCATACGCTGGAAGGACAGCCAGTGAAGAACCTACGCCTGGCGCTGCTCTACAAAACCGTCAGCCGCCAGTACCTCGACAACTCCGCCAGCTTGGAGCGCAGCATCAAGCCGTACCAAGTGCTGGACTTCCGGGTGCGTTACGCCATCCGGCCGACGTTTGTGAAGGAAATTGAGTTGGGCTTGCTCGTAAACAACGTGCTCAACCGCGAATACGTGGCCAACGGCTACACCTACGGCTACCCCGATGCTACCGGGCGCCAGCAAACATTCAACTGGTATTTCCCGCAAGCCACCCGCAACTTCTTGGCGTCGGTGGGCGTGAAGTTTTAA
- a CDS encoding carboxypeptidase-like regulatory domain-containing protein → MKSLLLSGTVLLALPLLSSSAWAQGPVLGTVLDARTGTALPGATILLDGTASAATDATGTFSLSAVPAGPHELRVSFLGYETLLRRLQGQATEQRLSTTLQPGAYSPAKPS, encoded by the coding sequence TTGAAAAGTTTACTGCTTTCCGGGACTGTGCTTTTGGCGCTGCCTCTGCTTTCTTCCTCGGCCTGGGCACAAGGTCCAGTGTTGGGTACTGTATTGGATGCTCGCACCGGCACTGCATTGCCCGGCGCCACCATCTTGCTCGATGGCACGGCCAGCGCCGCCACCGATGCCACCGGGACTTTCTCGTTGTCTGCCGTGCCCGCCGGGCCGCATGAGCTGCGCGTCTCGTTTCTTGGCTACGAAACCCTGTTGCGCCGCCTGCAAGGGCAGGCCACCGAGCAGCGCCTCAGTACCACGTTGCAGCCGGGGGCGTACTCACCGGCGAAGCCCTCGTAA